GACAGAACTTCGCATTTATTATTTACATTGGCTCCAAATTCATTCAACACCATTTTTTTTTGTTGTGCCAAAACAGCAAATGGCATCATCAGACATAGTATTATAATCGCATTTTTCATACTTCACTAAATTAAAGATTACCAAAAATACTTTTTCCCCGATCCTGCAAAGAGGTTGTACCCCAATACGATCTCATGGCTACCATCACTCATTGTTTCCATTTCAGGTGTAGGCAAATCATATGAATAAGATATATGCACTTTGTTTTTAATATTAAAGCCTATCATTCCTGCTACTGCTTCCTTGTCTTTGTAAGCAAAACCAAAATTCAACAAATTCTTGTAATCCGCTCTCAACGAAACCAAATATGCATCTTTATCAGAATTCAGTATCTTATAATGAACACTTGCCATCAATGACCAAAAAACATTAAGCCTATACTTATATCCCAAATCAATCAAATGCCCACGATAGCCAACCAATACATCAAGTTGATCGTCTGTTACCGACGTTCCAAAATATTGGCTGAAAGTATATCCAAAATATACATTTCGACTATGCAAAGCCAATCCAACATGTAGATCATAAGTTGTCGATTTGCCTTCTTCATTCAACAATCTTAAATACCTGATATCATCAACCTCTCTAATTCTTAAATTATCAATATCAAACCGTTGATGATCCAAATAGAAGCCAACGCCGGAAGACAGCATCCATTGACGAGTCAAAGGGACGTAATAAGCATAAGATATTCCTCCAACCGTATGGTCATACATTCCTGCTTCTCTTTTGTACACAAAACCTCCTAAACCATGTCTGGATACTCCTCCCATGATCGGCAAATTACTCTCATACTGATCAATTACCTTATCGTTCGAAAGCCACAAACTATTATACGGTTCATTCGTATTGTGAGAAATAGGCAATATTCCATTCAATCCCAAAAAGTAATTATTCGGAGGATTGTCTATTCCTGTCATCGACCTTCTATACCCGACATCAACACTCCAGAAATTATCAATTCCAGAAAACGCCGGATTCAAAATCTGAGGATTTTGATAATATTGACTATAAAAATTCTCTCTCTGCTGAGCCTTCAATACTTGGCATGTCAACAGAAAACATAAAATATAAATTAAGTTGATTTTTTGCATGACTAGAAATTTTTATAAAGAAGGCTGTTACACAGCCTTCTTTCTTCATCTATTTTACAATCATTAAAGGGCCTTTATAAGAAGCCTTATTTTCCACAGTAATCTCATAATAATAAGTACCATCTTTCGCTAGTTTTCCACGCACTGTCCCATCCCACTCATTATCACGGCTATAATTCTCTCTTTCAAATACCAAATTTCCAAATTGATCAAATACCCTGACCACATTGCTATCATATAGAGATAGATTTACAATATTCCAGCTATCATTTTTCCCATCATTATTTGGCGTAAAAATATTTGGAATATCAAGAGGCAAAGCTCTTGGCTCAAAGACGAATTCAAATACCAACTCATAAGTATTTTGAGACTGATCGCCTTGCGGCGGGTCTCTTTCTATTCCGTCATCCACTATGATTTTCACTTCAACACTTCCAACAAACTCTTGGTCTATAGTGACTAGATCAACCCTAAAGTTCCCGTCTCCAAGATCTTCAATATTAAAATTACTCTCACTAACAACTCCTTTTGGACTTGTCTCAATTGTGATAACTTGAGGACTTACTGGTTTACCTTCAGGATCAATTACTGAAATTTCTAGGCTTGGAACCCCATCTCCTACATCAACATTTTGCACCAAGTCCTCATCTGTATCCACGATCAAAGGATCATCAACTTCAATTACTTCTATGGTAACAGCGCTTCTTACTTCCACGCCTTTATCATCCTCAACCACAAATACTATTTCATGAATTTTTCCTCCATAATCTTCACCTGGTATCCATTCTATTTCTCCAGAATTTTCATCAACCTTAACTCCAAATCCATTAAACCTTGAATCAACTCTAAAAGTAAAGTCTTGAGCTGGAATATCGTCATCGTCAACCAACAATCTGAATTTCACTAGCTCTCCTTCTTTGACTACCTTATGTTCAACTTGCTGGATACGATGAACTTCATTCACTTCCTCTACTTTAATATTCAATGCAGTACTTGTAATCAACTCTGGATTCACTCTATCTGCCACATACACTTCAAATGAATATTCATTAGGCCCATTTTCCTCAGATGGAGTCCAAGATAAAAGTCCTGCTTGACTAATTGACAATCCTAAAGCTATCGCTCCTTCTGACAAGCTATAATCCAATGGATTTCTATTCGGGTCCATTGCTTTAACTTGATACAACAACTCTTCTTCCTCATTTACAACAAGTTCATCAATTGGATCAACGACAGGAGGCAATTGCATTTCGTTCACTTGTACTTGCATAGAACATGAAGCGCTATTTCCTTGAGAATCACTAACGGTCCAAACTATTGTAGTAAGACCTAATGGATAAAGCCCTGAAGCATCACTTGTTTGATTAAAATTATTCACCAATGTCAATCCATTAGCACAATTATCTGTATACGAAGGCTGTGGCACCAATACAGAAACAGTTTCATCATACGGAGAAATTAAAGTTTCAATATTTCCTGAACAGGTTATCTCTGGAGAAATTTCATCTTCAATAACAATTGTGATCTGCTCCGATGATTGATTTCCAGAAAGATCTGTTGCTGTCACAGTTAGTATCACATCTCCCAAATCTTCACAACTAAAAGTATTTCTATCAATACTCAAACTAAAACTTCCGCAATTATCTGTTGTCCCGTCATCCAAGTCACTTACAACAATAGTTGCTTGTCCATTTTCATCCAATGCGAGTGTCAAAGGTTTCAATTTCAAGACTGGAGCACTAGTATCTTCGACTTTCACCTTTGCTGTTCCCGTTTGAATATTCCCATGATTATCAGTCACTGTCAACACCACTTCATTATCTCCAAGGTCATCGCATGTAAATGAATTCGGAGAAACAGAAATACTCGAAACTTCACAATTATCTGAAGAACGATCATTGACTTGATCAGCAGTAATAGAAACCATACCATTTTCATCAAGACCAACTTCAATATCCATAGTTCGAACAAATGGTTTTATCTGATCGACAACTTGTACGTTAAAAGATTGCGTAGATGTATTTCCGTTAACATCTTCCGCCTCAAAAACCACACTTACAGAGCCAACTTCATCACAATTGAATATTGTTTGAGAGATGGATATAGACGCTATACCGCATGCATCAGAAGTTCCTCTATCTACATCTTGAGCAGTCAAGACAGCTTTGCCATTTTGATCTAAATAAACCGTTTGGTCCTCTATAACAATATTGGGTTGAATATCATCAACGATAGACACTATAGCTGTTTCACTATTTGAATTACCACTAGCATCTATAACATTCAATGTGATCGTATTATCTCCAACATCAGCGCATGAAAAAATCGAGTCACTTAAAACAAAAGACTGAATCATGCAATTATCTGTCGAACCATCATTTATATCCAAAGAGGATATCGTTGCATTTCCATTAATATCCAAATAAGCTGTAATATCCTGTGTGATTACCACTGGATCTGTATCATCAACTACTGTTTGATTTACTTGGCATGTTGTCGTATTCCCACTACCGTCTGTTGCCGTCAAAGTGATCGTCGTTGTACCCAAACCTAAGGTAGAGCCTGCGGCTGGTGATTGTGTAATTGTAGGAGAACCCGTGCAATTATCTGTTGCCGTAACCTGACCTGTCAAATCGGGACAAACCGCTTGACAATTTGAATTCGCGGATAAATTCGATGGGGTCGACGCGCAAACGGTTATCACTGGATCGGTAGCGTCAACTACTGTTTGATTTACTTGGCATGTTGTCGTATTCCCACTACCGTCTGTTGCGGTCAAAGTGATCGTCGTTGTACCCAAACCTAAAGTCGAGCCTGCGGCTGGTGATTGCGTAATCGTAGGAGAACCCGTACAATTATCTGTTGCCGTTACCTGGCCTGTCAAATCAGGACAAACCGCTTGACAATTTGAATTCGCGGATAAATTCGATGGTGTCGACGCGCAAACGGTTATCACTGGATCGGTATCGTCAACTACCGTTTGATTGACTTGGCAAGTAGCTGTATTACCGCTACCGTCTGTTGCGGTCAAAGTGATGGTCGTTGTGCCCAAACCTAAAGTCGAGCCGGCGGCTGGTGATTGCGTAATCGTAGGAGAACCCGTACAATTATCTGTTGCCGTTACCTGGCCTGTCAAATCAGGACAAATCGCTTGACAATTTGAATTCGCGGATAAATTCGATGGTGTCGACGCGCAAACGGTTATCACTGGATCGGTATCGTCAACGACCGTTTGATTGACTTGGCAAGTAGCTGTATTACCGCTACCGTCTGTTGCGGTCAAAGTGATGGTCGTTGTGCCCAAACCTAAAGTCGAGCCAGCGGCTGGTGATTGCGTAATCGTAGGAGAACCTGTACAATTATCCGTTGCAGTAACGCTTCCTGTTAAATCTGGACAAACCGCCTGACAAGAGGCATTCGCTGATAAATTCGATGGTGTCGACGCGCAAACAGTTATCACTGGGTCGGTATCGTCAACTACCGTTTGATTGACTTGGCATGTTGTTGTATTGCCGCTTCCGTCTGTTGCGGTCAAAGTGATCGTCGTTGTGCCTAAGCCTAAGGTCGAGCCGGCGGCTGGTGATTGAGTAATCGCTGGAGAACCCGTGCAATTATCTGTTGCCGTTACCTGATCTGTCAAATCGGGACAAACAGCTTGACAATTTGAATTCGCTGATAAATTCGATGGGGTCGACGCGCAAACAGTTATCACTGGGTCGGTATCGTCAACTACCGTTTGATTGACTTGGCATGTTGTCGTATTGCCGCTTCCATCTGTTGCGGTCAAAGTGATCGTCGTTGTACCCAAACCTAAGGTAGAGCCTGCGGCTGGCGATTGTGTAATTGTAGGAGAACCCGTGCAATTATCTGTTGCCGTTACCTGGCCTGTCAAATCAGGACAAACCGCTTGACAATTTGAATTCGCTGATAAATTCGATGGAGTCGACGCGCAAACGGTTATCACTGGATCGGTATCGTCAACTACCGTTTGATTGACTTGGCAAGTAGCTGTATTACCGCTACCGTCTGTTGCGGTCAAAGTGATGGTCGTTGTGCCCAAACCTAAAGTCGAGCCTGCGGCTGGTGATTGTGTAATTGTAGGAGAACCCGTGCAATTATCTGTTGCCGTTACCTGGCCTGTCAAATCAGGACAAACCGCTTGACAATTTGAATTCGCAGATAAATTCGATGGTGTCGACGCGCAAACGGTTATCACTGGATCGGTATCGTCAACTACCGTTTGATTGACTTGGCAAGTAGCTGTATTACCGCTACCGTCTGTTGCGGTCAAAGTGATGGTCGTTGTGCCCAAACCTAAAGTCGAGCCTGCGGCTGGTGATTGCGTAATCGTAGGAGAACCCGTACAATTATCTGTTGCCGTTATCTGGCCTGTCAAATCTGGACAAACCGCTTGACAATTTGAATTCGCTGATAAATTCGATGGAGTCGAGGCACAAACAGTGATCACTGGGTCGGTATCGTCAACAACCGTTTGATTGACTTGGCATGTTGTCGTATTCCCACTACCGTCTGTTGCGGTCAAAGTGATGGTCGTTGTGCCCAAGCCCAAGGTCGAGCCGGCGGCTGGCGATTGGGTAATTGTCGGAGAACCCGTGCAATTATCGGTTGCTGTTACGCTTCCAGTTAAATCTGGACAAACCGCTTGACAATTTGAATTCGCTGATAAATTCGCTGGTGTCGACGCGCAAACAGTGATCACTGGATCGGTATCGTCAACGACCGTTTGATTGACTTGGCAAGTAGCTGTATTACCGCTACCGTCTGTTGCGGTCAAAGTGATGGTCGTTGTGCCCAAGCCCAAGGTCGAGCCGGCGGCTGGCGATTGGGTAATTGTCGGAGAACCCGTGCAATTATCGGTTGCTGTTACGCTTCCAGTTAAATCTGGACAAACCGCTTGACAATTTGAATTCGCTGATAAATTCGCTGGTGTCGACGCGCAAACAGTGATCACTGGATCGGTATCGTCAACGACCGTTTGATTGACTTGGCAAGTAGCTGTATTACCGCTACCGTCTGTTGCGGTCAAAGTGATGGTCGTTGTGCCTAAGCCTAAGGTTGCGCCTGCGGCTGGTGATTGCGTAATCGTAGGAGAACCTGTACAATTATCCGTTGCAGTAACGCTTCCTGTTAAATCTGGACAAACCGCCTGACAAGAGGCATTCGCTGATAAATTCGATGGAGTCGACGCGCAAACAGTGATCACTGGGTCGGTATCATCAACAACCGTTTGATTGACTTGGCATGTTGTCGTATTGCCGCTACCGTCTGTTGCTGTCAAAGTGATGGTCGTTGTGCCCAAGCCCAAGGTCGAGCCGGCGGCTGGCGATTGGGTAATTGTCGGAGAACCCGTGCAATTATCGGTTGCTGTTACGCTTCCAGTTAAATCTGGACAAACCGCTTGACAATTTGAATTCGCTGATAAATTCGATGGTGTCGACGCGCAAACAGTGATCACTGGATCGGTATCGTCAACTACAGTTTGATTGACTTGGCACGTTGTCGTATTGCCGCTACCATCTGTTGCGGTCAAAGTGATCGTCGTTGTACCCAAGCCTAAAGTCGAGCCTGCGGCTGGTGATTGCGTAATTGTAGGAGAACCCGTGCAATTATCTGTTGCCGTTATCTGGCCTGTCAAATCGGGACAAACCGCTTGACAAGAGCCATTCGCTGATAAATTCGATGGAGTCGACGCGCAAACGGTTATCACTGGATCGGTATCGTCAACTACAGTTTGATTGACTTGGCATGTTGTCGTATTGCCACTACCGTCTGTTGCTGTCAAAGTGATGGTCGTTGTACCCAATCCTAAGGTAGAGCCGGCAGCTGGCGATTGCGTAATCGCTGGAGAAAGCGTACAATTATCTGTTGCCGTTATCTGGCCTGTCAAATCTGGACAAACCGCTTGACAATTTGAATTCGCTGATAAATTCGATGGAGTCGATGCACAAACAGTTATCACTGGATCGGTATCGTCAACTACCGTTTGATTGACTTGGCATGTTGTCGTATTGCCGCTTCCATCTGTTGCGGTCAAAGTTATTGTTGTTGTACCCAAACCTAAGGTAGAGCCGGCAGCTGGCGATTGCGTAATCGCTGGAGAAAGCGTACAATTATCTGTTGCCGTTATCTGGCCTGTCAAATCTGGACAAACCGCTTGACAATTTGAATTCGCTGATAAATTCGATGGTGTCGATGCACAAACAGTTATCACTGGATCGGTATCGTCAACTACCGTTTGATTGACTTGGCATGTTGTCGTATTGCCGCTTCCATCTGTTGCGGTCAAAGTGATGGTCGTTGTACCCAAACCTAAGGTAGAGCCGGCAGCTGGCGATTGCGTAATCGTCGGAGAACCTGTACAATTATCTGTTGCCGTTACCTGACCTGTCAAATCTGGACAAACCGCTTGGCAATTTATATTTGCTGATAAATTCGCTGGAGTCGATGCGCATACAGTTATCACAGGATCTGTATTGTCCACTACGGTTTGATTTACTTGGCAAGTAGCTGTATTACCGCTTG
The Aureibacter tunicatorum DNA segment above includes these coding regions:
- a CDS encoding HYR domain-containing protein, which gives rise to MKNFLRLMLVFGALITFHQSANGQTTFTDGDIAFTRYNSDDETFSYVFLVDATASTEFFITDEGWNGTGFYSNESTIKFVVNSAISAGEEVHVTCGTMTYTTTSGATPFTMSSVGSFSPTLGNMLGSFGDNLFVFQTGPNVIAGLHADNGVSGSSGNAWFTSAASSTNGSVIPTGKTNASNGFIGLFPNGLNSEVDNARYKGGSLHTGDKATLLTNLMDYTKWEFDNGTPYGASSTAFTVSGSCTDPAVPTISSSSSSVCSGASVTLTITGSLNDATAWHVYTGSCGGTQIGTTTSSTINVSPTTTTTYFIRGEGGCVTAGSCGQVTVNVTADNTDPVITVCASTPSNLSANINCQAICPDLTGQVTATDNCTASPTITQSPAAGSTLGLGTTTITLTATDASGNTATCQVNQTVVDNTDPVITVCASTPANLSANINCQAVCPDLTGQVTATDNCTGSPTITQSPAAGSTLGLGTTTITLTATDGSGNTTTCQVNQTVVDDTDPVITVCASTPSNLSANSNCQAVCPDLTGQITATDNCTLSPAITQSPAAGSTLGLGTTTITLTATDGSGNTTTCQVNQTVVDDTDPVITVCASTPSNLSANSNCQAVCPDLTGQITATDNCTLSPAITQSPAAGSTLGLGTTTITLTATDGSGNTTTCQVNQTVVDDTDPVITVCASTPSNLSANGSCQAVCPDLTGQITATDNCTGSPTITQSPAAGSTLGLGTTTITLTATDGSGNTTTCQVNQTVVDDTDPVITVCASTPSNLSANSNCQAVCPDLTGSVTATDNCTGSPTITQSPAAGSTLGLGTTTITLTATDGSGNTTTCQVNQTVVDDTDPVITVCASTPSNLSANASCQAVCPDLTGSVTATDNCTGSPTITQSPAAGATLGLGTTTITLTATDGSGNTATCQVNQTVVDDTDPVITVCASTPANLSANSNCQAVCPDLTGSVTATDNCTGSPTITQSPAAGSTLGLGTTTITLTATDGSGNTATCQVNQTVVDDTDPVITVCASTPANLSANSNCQAVCPDLTGSVTATDNCTGSPTITQSPAAGSTLGLGTTTITLTATDGSGNTTTCQVNQTVVDDTDPVITVCASTPSNLSANSNCQAVCPDLTGQITATDNCTGSPTITQSPAAGSTLGLGTTTITLTATDGSGNTATCQVNQTVVDDTDPVITVCASTPSNLSANSNCQAVCPDLTGQVTATDNCTGSPTITQSPAAGSTLGLGTTTITLTATDGSGNTATCQVNQTVVDDTDPVITVCASTPSNLSANSNCQAVCPDLTGQVTATDNCTGSPTITQSPAAGSTLGLGTTTITLTATDGSGNTTTCQVNQTVVDDTDPVITVCASTPSNLSANSNCQAVCPDLTDQVTATDNCTGSPAITQSPAAGSTLGLGTTTITLTATDGSGNTTTCQVNQTVVDDTDPVITVCASTPSNLSANASCQAVCPDLTGSVTATDNCTGSPTITQSPAAGSTLGLGTTTITLTATDGSGNTATCQVNQTVVDDTDPVITVCASTPSNLSANSNCQAICPDLTGQVTATDNCTGSPTITQSPAAGSTLGLGTTTITLTATDGSGNTATCQVNQTVVDDTDPVITVCASTPSNLSANSNCQAVCPDLTGQVTATDNCTGSPTITQSPAAGSTLGLGTTTITLTATDGSGNTTTCQVNQTVVDATDPVITVCASTPSNLSANSNCQAVCPDLTGQVTATDNCTGSPTITQSPAAGSTLGLGTTTITLTATDGSGNTTTCQVNQTVVDDTDPVVITQDITAYLDINGNATISSLDINDGSTDNCMIQSFVLSDSIFSCADVGDNTITLNVIDASGNSNSETAIVSIVDDIQPNIVIEDQTVYLDQNGKAVLTAQDVDRGTSDACGIASISISQTIFNCDEVGSVSVVFEAEDVNGNTSTQSFNVQVVDQIKPFVRTMDIEVGLDENGMVSITADQVNDRSSDNCEVSSISVSPNSFTCDDLGDNEVVLTVTDNHGNIQTGTAKVKVEDTSAPVLKLKPLTLALDENGQATIVVSDLDDGTTDNCGSFSLSIDRNTFSCEDLGDVILTVTATDLSGNQSSEQITIVIEDEISPEITCSGNIETLISPYDETVSVLVPQPSYTDNCANGLTLVNNFNQTSDASGLYPLGLTTIVWTVSDSQGNSASCSMQVQVNEMQLPPVVDPIDELVVNEEEELLYQVKAMDPNRNPLDYSLSEGAIALGLSISQAGLLSWTPSEENGPNEYSFEVYVADRVNPELITSTALNIKVEEVNEVHRIQQVEHKVVKEGELVKFRLLVDDDDIPAQDFTFRVDSRFNGFGVKVDENSGEIEWIPGEDYGGKIHEIVFVVEDDKGVEVRSAVTIEVIEVDDPLIVDTDEDLVQNVDVGDGVPSLEISVIDPEGKPVSPQVITIETSPKGVVSESNFNIEDLGDGNFRVDLVTIDQEFVGSVEVKIIVDDGIERDPPQGDQSQNTYELVFEFVFEPRALPLDIPNIFTPNNDGKNDSWNIVNLSLYDSNVVRVFDQFGNLVFERENYSRDNEWDGTVRGKLAKDGTYYYEITVENKASYKGPLMIVK
- a CDS encoding type IX secretion system membrane protein PorP/SprF — protein: MQKINLIYILCFLLTCQVLKAQQRENFYSQYYQNPQILNPAFSGIDNFWSVDVGYRRSMTGIDNPPNNYFLGLNGILPISHNTNEPYNSLWLSNDKVIDQYESNLPIMGGVSRHGLGGFVYKREAGMYDHTVGGISYAYYVPLTRQWMLSSGVGFYLDHQRFDIDNLRIREVDDIRYLRLLNEEGKSTTYDLHVGLALHSRNVYFGYTFSQYFGTSVTDDQLDVLVGYRGHLIDLGYKYRLNVFWSLMASVHYKILNSDKDAYLVSLRADYKNLLNFGFAYKDKEAVAGMIGFNIKNKVHISYSYDLPTPEMETMSDGSHEIVLGYNLFAGSGKKYFW